A window from Roseburia sp. 499 encodes these proteins:
- a CDS encoding YwqH-like family protein, which translates to MAKDYDEEEYRRLKSKKRNNEEQQEDCQAEIDSLDDQISRLRAVYNTIDGAKESMEDIKMVHSNMPMFYESLWKGGKAQYFYDMCESGELNANYTGYIKNLDAAEDAINWEINKLEEKKNEKYGILSGLMNAWDDLCTRIRNFFN; encoded by the coding sequence ATGGCAAAGGATTATGATGAGGAAGAATATAGAAGGTTAAAATCCAAGAAGCGGAACAATGAGGAACAGCAGGAAGACTGTCAGGCAGAAATAGACAGTCTGGATGACCAGATTTCGCGGCTCCGTGCGGTATACAATACCATTGACGGAGCCAAGGAATCCATGGAAGATATTAAGATGGTACACAGTAATATGCCCATGTTTTATGAAAGTTTGTGGAAGGGTGGCAAGGCACAGTATTTTTATGATATGTGTGAAAGCGGAGAGTTAAATGCCAATTATACCGGATATATCAAAAATCTGGATGCGGCAGAAGATGCCATCAACTGGGAGATTAATAAATTAGAAGAGAAGAAGAATGAAAAATATGGAATTCTTTCAGGATTAATGAATGCATGGGATGATTTGTGTACCAGAATCCGTAATTTTTTCAATTAG